The Triticum dicoccoides isolate Atlit2015 ecotype Zavitan chromosome 6A, WEW_v2.0, whole genome shotgun sequence genome has a window encoding:
- the LOC119315808 gene encoding ubiquitin-like protein ATG12, giving the protein MAGSDDDQKVVVCLRSLGSAPMLRRNKFKISGREKFSKIIEFLCGQLHKDTLFVYVHSAFSTNPFSPKPDELLIDLYNVRFCILSTYKYVLASSSLANTCI; this is encoded by the exons ATGGCCGGCTCTGACGATGACCAGAAAG TCGTGGTGTGCTTACGCTCGCTCGGCAGCGCGCCGATGCTGAGGCGAAACAAGTTCAAG ATTTCAGGACGAGAGAAATTCTCGAAGATTATCGAATTTCTTTGCGGACAACTCCATAAGGATACACTG TTTGTCTATGTCCACAGTGCATTTTCAACAAACCCATTTTCACCAAAACCAGACGAGCTGCTAATCGACTTATATAATGTAAGATTCTGCATTCTATCTACTTATAAATACGTTCTTGCATCTTCATCCTTAGCAAACACTTGCATATGA